In Pseudomonas fakonensis, one DNA window encodes the following:
- a CDS encoding GMC family oxidoreductase — translation MPQITNDEVDVAVVGLGWAGSLMSIELAQAGLKVRAFERGEDRTNADFHYPKPADQYAYGVRNKIMVTPKAGALTVRHNLNGTALPTRQWGAFVPGTGVGGSGLHWTGVLIRPTPTDIKLKTYADQAYPPGVLQSDMTIGDFPFTWDEIEPYLDKFDKICGLSGNTGNLNGQILVGGDPFEGPRSNPFPLPALEDTLNNVMFANAARKLGYHPFPNPSANVSRAWKNPYGNQIAPCNYCGYCSKYPCLNFSKASPQTAVLDALKRMENFDYRVNANVLRVELHPDGKTAKGITYVDAQGNEVFQPAKIVVLAAFQFVNVRLMLLSGIGQPYNPVTRKGTIGRNYAFLSNGGATLFFKDKNFNPFATAGATGQMFNDVSPGNYDGPSLGFIGGAKIHSSQASGAPIGTSLPSGTPEWGQGWKEGMQDWYGHSMKISITTSCMSYRDHYVDLDPTYKDPWGQPLLRITFDWKENELKLQQHLRNIVLDITKELNPDSYSESFLGMDSHWDITKYVSTHNVGGAIMGDSPETSALNRYLQSWDVHNVFVPGGNAFPQNFQANPTSMIGALTLFAAQAIKDQYLKNPGPLVQA, via the coding sequence ATGCCACAGATTACCAATGACGAAGTCGACGTTGCCGTCGTCGGCCTGGGCTGGGCCGGCTCGCTGATGAGCATCGAGCTTGCCCAGGCAGGCTTGAAAGTACGCGCCTTCGAACGCGGTGAAGACCGCACCAACGCCGACTTCCACTACCCCAAGCCTGCTGACCAGTACGCCTACGGCGTGCGCAACAAGATCATGGTCACGCCCAAGGCTGGCGCGCTCACCGTGCGTCACAACCTCAACGGCACCGCCCTGCCCACCCGCCAGTGGGGCGCCTTCGTGCCCGGCACCGGCGTGGGTGGCTCGGGCCTGCACTGGACCGGCGTGCTGATTCGCCCGACCCCGACCGACATCAAGCTCAAGACCTACGCCGACCAGGCCTACCCGCCGGGCGTGCTGCAAAGCGACATGACCATCGGCGACTTCCCGTTCACCTGGGACGAAATCGAGCCGTACCTCGACAAGTTCGACAAGATCTGCGGCCTGTCGGGCAACACCGGCAACCTCAACGGCCAGATCCTGGTCGGCGGTGACCCATTCGAAGGCCCGCGTTCCAACCCCTTCCCGCTGCCGGCGCTGGAAGACACGCTGAACAACGTGATGTTCGCCAATGCTGCGCGCAAGCTCGGTTACCACCCGTTCCCCAACCCGTCGGCCAACGTCTCGCGGGCCTGGAAGAACCCCTACGGCAACCAGATCGCACCGTGCAACTACTGCGGCTACTGCAGCAAGTACCCGTGCCTGAACTTCTCCAAGGCCTCGCCGCAAACCGCCGTGCTGGATGCGCTCAAGCGCATGGAAAACTTCGACTACCGGGTCAACGCCAACGTGCTGCGCGTGGAGCTGCACCCGGACGGCAAGACCGCCAAGGGCATCACCTACGTCGACGCCCAGGGCAACGAAGTGTTCCAGCCGGCCAAGATCGTCGTGCTGGCAGCCTTCCAGTTCGTCAACGTGCGCCTGATGCTGCTGTCAGGCATCGGCCAGCCGTACAACCCGGTCACCCGCAAGGGCACCATCGGCCGCAACTACGCCTTCCTCAGCAACGGCGGCGCCACGCTGTTCTTCAAGGATAAAAACTTCAATCCCTTCGCCACCGCCGGCGCCACCGGGCAGATGTTCAACGACGTCTCCCCCGGCAACTACGACGGCCCGTCCCTGGGCTTCATTGGTGGCGCCAAGATCCACAGCTCGCAAGCCAGTGGCGCGCCAATCGGCACCTCGCTGCCGTCCGGCACCCCGGAATGGGGCCAGGGCTGGAAGGAAGGCATGCAGGACTGGTACGGCCATTCGATGAAAATCAGCATCACCACCAGTTGCATGTCGTACCGCGACCACTACGTCGACCTCGACCCCACCTACAAGGACCCATGGGGCCAGCCACTGCTGCGCATCACCTTCGACTGGAAGGAGAACGAGCTGAAACTGCAGCAGCACCTGCGCAACATCGTCCTGGACATCACCAAGGAGCTGAACCCCGACAGCTACAGCGAAAGCTTCCTGGGCATGGATTCGCACTGGGACATCACCAAGTACGTGTCCACCCACAACGTCGGCGGCGCGATCATGGGTGACTCGCCCGAAACCAGCGCGCTCAACCGCTACCTGCAAAGCTGGGACGTGCACAACGTGTTCGTGCCGGGCGGCAACGCCTTCCCGCAGAACTTCCAGGCCAACCCGACCTCGATGATCGGCGCCCTGACCCTGTTCGCGGCCCAGGCCATCAAGGACCAGTACCTGAAAAACCCTGGCCCGCTGGTGCAGGCGTGA
- a CDS encoding gluconate 2-dehydrogenase subunit 3 family protein: protein MLLTKHTSRRKFLLSSLIALPAMGITVNGLSAAMAAELAAPSLDSYTPSFFTPAEWTFILAACDRLIPADGRGPGALETNVPIFIDQQLAGDLGSEIYLEGPFDLNAPATLGYQLPYTPQQIYRKGIAALESWCQATHGQHFALLELGKRDDVLKKMQAGQVDFAAHGEDIVKSKLLFGELLNHTRQGWLADPIYGGNKGMKAWIAIGFPGARASYLEWVAQHNVPYPLGPVSLTGQRG from the coding sequence ATGTTGCTAACCAAACACACCTCGCGAAGGAAGTTTCTGCTTTCGTCGCTGATCGCCTTGCCCGCCATGGGCATCACCGTCAACGGCCTCAGCGCTGCGATGGCGGCAGAGCTGGCGGCGCCGAGCCTCGACAGCTACACCCCAAGCTTTTTCACCCCGGCCGAATGGACTTTCATCCTCGCCGCCTGCGACCGCCTGATCCCGGCCGATGGTCGTGGCCCCGGCGCGCTGGAAACCAACGTGCCGATCTTCATCGACCAGCAACTGGCCGGTGACCTGGGTAGCGAGATCTACCTCGAAGGCCCGTTCGACCTGAATGCCCCGGCCACGCTCGGCTATCAGCTGCCCTACACCCCGCAGCAGATCTACCGCAAAGGCATCGCCGCACTCGAGAGCTGGTGCCAGGCCACCCACGGCCAGCACTTCGCCCTGCTCGAACTCGGCAAGCGCGACGACGTATTGAAGAAGATGCAAGCCGGCCAGGTCGACTTCGCCGCCCATGGCGAAGACATCGTCAAGTCCAAGCTGTTGTTCGGCGAACTGCTCAACCACACCCGCCAGGGCTGGTTGGCCGACCCGATCTACGGGGGCAACAAGGGCATGAAGGCGTGGATTGCCATCGGCTTCCCCGGCGCCCGTGCCAGCTACCTGGAATGGGTCGCCCAGCACAACGTCCCGTACCCCCTCGGCCCGGTCAGCCTGACCGGCCAACGCGGTTGA
- a CDS encoding DNA topoisomerase III — MRLFLCEKPSQAKDIAKVLGANRRGDGCWQGTDVCVTWCIGHLLETAPPDAYDERYKRWSLEHLPIIPEKWKMTVKPKTASQFKAVKRLLGEARELVIATDADREGEMIARELVEHCRYRGPIQRLWLSALDDASIRKALGRLLPGQDTFSLYHSALGRSRADWLIGMNMSRLFTLLGRQSGYQGVLPVGRVQTPTLRLVVDRDRSIADFVPVPFWAIDVQLESAGQVFNAQWRAPEDACDDQGRCLKQALAQQAATAMQAAGSAQVVQIATERVREAAPLPFDLGTLQELCSKKLGLGAQETLDIAQALYETHKLITYPRSDSGYLPLSQHSEAPGILAALQRADASLAPLQPHLEPQRRSRAWNDQKVSAHHGIIPTAAASDPARLPPKYKAVYTLIRARYLAQFLPNHEYDRTQADFDCAGHALRAVGKQIVEPGWRRALPEALTPAKGREAPPAQVLPALHKGQWCNLHGLNLKDLWTQPPKPFSEGDLIKAMKNVAKLVDDPLLKQKLKETTGIGTEATRASIIQGLLDRGYLVKNGKALSATPAAFSLIDAVPRAIADPGTTAIWEQALDMVQSGEMSLEEFVTRQSAWMGKLVQRCAGMRLTISGPAAGKAAAPWKKKRRATGKAKPKPTRSQKAKPQ; from the coding sequence ATGCGCCTGTTCCTCTGCGAAAAACCCTCCCAGGCAAAAGACATCGCCAAGGTGCTCGGCGCCAACCGCCGTGGCGACGGCTGCTGGCAAGGCACCGACGTGTGCGTGACCTGGTGCATCGGCCACCTGCTCGAAACCGCGCCGCCCGACGCCTACGACGAGCGCTACAAGCGCTGGTCCCTCGAGCACCTGCCGATCATCCCGGAAAAGTGGAAGATGACCGTCAAGCCCAAGACCGCCAGCCAATTCAAGGCGGTCAAGCGCCTGCTGGGCGAGGCCCGCGAACTGGTGATCGCCACCGACGCCGACCGCGAAGGCGAAATGATCGCCCGCGAGCTGGTCGAGCACTGCCGCTACCGCGGCCCCATCCAGCGCCTGTGGCTGTCGGCGCTGGACGACGCCTCGATTCGCAAGGCCCTCGGGCGCCTGCTGCCCGGGCAGGACACCTTCAGCCTCTACCATTCGGCGCTGGGCCGCTCGCGCGCCGACTGGCTGATCGGCATGAACATGAGCCGCCTGTTCACCCTGCTTGGGCGCCAGTCCGGCTACCAGGGCGTGCTGCCGGTAGGCCGGGTGCAAACCCCCACCCTGCGCCTGGTAGTGGACCGTGACCGCAGCATCGCCGACTTCGTGCCCGTCCCCTTCTGGGCCATCGATGTGCAGCTTGAAAGCGCAGGCCAGGTGTTCAACGCCCAATGGCGCGCCCCCGAGGACGCCTGTGACGACCAGGGCCGCTGCCTGAAGCAGGCCCTGGCCCAGCAAGCCGCCACCGCCATGCAAGCCGCCGGCAGCGCCCAGGTGGTGCAGATTGCCACCGAGCGGGTGCGCGAGGCCGCGCCGCTGCCCTTCGACCTTGGCACCCTGCAGGAGCTGTGCTCGAAAAAACTCGGCCTGGGCGCCCAGGAAACCCTCGACATCGCCCAGGCGCTGTACGAAACCCACAAGCTGATCACCTACCCACGCAGCGACAGCGGCTACCTGCCTCTCAGCCAGCACAGCGAAGCCCCCGGCATTCTGGCTGCCCTGCAACGGGCCGACGCCAGCCTCGCCCCGCTGCAGCCACATCTTGAGCCGCAGCGTCGCTCACGGGCCTGGAACGACCAGAAAGTCAGCGCCCACCACGGCATCATCCCCACCGCCGCCGCCAGCGACCCGGCGCGCCTGCCGCCCAAGTACAAGGCCGTGTATACCCTGATCCGCGCCCGCTACCTGGCGCAGTTCCTGCCCAACCACGAGTACGACCGCACCCAGGCCGACTTCGACTGCGCCGGCCACGCCCTGCGCGCGGTGGGCAAGCAAATTGTCGAGCCCGGCTGGCGCCGCGCCCTGCCCGAGGCCCTGACCCCGGCCAAGGGCCGCGAAGCGCCCCCCGCCCAGGTGCTGCCAGCCCTGCACAAAGGCCAGTGGTGCAACCTGCACGGCCTGAACCTCAAGGACCTGTGGACCCAGCCCCCCAAACCCTTCAGCGAAGGCGACCTGATCAAGGCCATGAAGAACGTCGCCAAGCTGGTGGACGACCCGCTGCTCAAGCAGAAACTCAAGGAAACCACCGGCATCGGCACCGAGGCCACCCGCGCCAGTATCATCCAGGGCCTGCTCGACCGCGGCTACCTGGTGAAAAACGGCAAGGCCCTCAGCGCCACACCTGCGGCCTTCAGCCTGATCGACGCCGTGCCCCGGGCCATCGCCGACCCCGGCACCACCGCCATCTGGGAGCAGGCGCTGGACATGGTGCAAAGCGGCGAAATGAGCCTTGAAGAGTTCGTCACCCGCCAGTCGGCCTGGATGGGCAAGCTGGTGCAGCGCTGCGCCGGCATGCGCCTGACCATCAGCGGCCCGGCTGCAGGCAAGGCCGCAGCCCCCTGGAAGAAAAAGCGCCGCGCCACCGGCAAGGCCAAGCCCAAGCCCACCCGCAGTCAAAAAGCCAAGCCGCAGTAA
- a CDS encoding polyurethane esterase, protein MPVFDYKQLDSHASAALYKDAMALATYAYHGIDDGFAAGYQQYGFGLGLPATLVKALIGGTDSQGVVPGLPWNPDSEAQALTKVQAAGWTPISAAQLGYQGSTDARGTFHGEKPGYETAQVEVLGRYDDNGQLTGIGIAFRGTSGPRENLLGDTLGDAINDLLAALGPAGYARDYAGNAFDGLLGDVAAFARAHGLTGADITVSGHSLGGLAVNSLADLSGERWGGLFEDANYVAFASPTQAADADKVLNIGYENDPVFRVLDGTSVTWGTLGVHDGEKASATDNVVNFNDYYASGAWNLLPFSIGNIATWLSHLPTAYADGLGRVLDSAFYPWTSRDSTVVVSNLSDASRGSTWVEDLNRSAEPHTGSTFIIGSAHDDLIHGGRGNDYLDGGAGNDTFRDDGGFNLIDGGSGHDTLKLEQALGRLNIARDGEGTLYIRNADGGISQVRNVETLVSKESSLVFFSKEVSHTVGVDGLLSSGKLEAYTASQSGGQGADVLVAGNQGQWLFGLGGDDCLQGGKGNDVLVGGAGNDVLSGGAGSDTFLFSGVFGQDRVLDFGAQDRLVFMGVEGGTAMPDLRDHLTQVGNDLVLTFGQSSVTMVGVPGLLEGQVVIA, encoded by the coding sequence ATGCCTGTTTTCGATTACAAACAGCTCGACAGCCATGCTTCTGCTGCCCTCTACAAAGATGCCATGGCCCTGGCCACATACGCCTACCACGGTATCGACGACGGCTTTGCCGCTGGCTATCAGCAGTACGGCTTTGGCCTGGGGTTGCCGGCCACCCTGGTCAAGGCGCTGATCGGCGGCACCGACAGCCAGGGCGTGGTGCCCGGCCTGCCATGGAACCCCGATTCCGAGGCACAAGCGCTGACCAAGGTGCAGGCTGCCGGCTGGACGCCGATCAGTGCTGCACAGCTGGGTTACCAGGGCAGTACCGATGCCCGCGGCACGTTCCATGGTGAAAAGCCGGGTTACGAGACCGCCCAGGTGGAGGTGCTTGGCCGGTATGACGACAATGGCCAGTTGACCGGTATCGGCATCGCCTTTCGCGGTACCAGCGGCCCGCGGGAGAACCTGCTGGGCGATACCCTGGGCGATGCTATCAACGATCTGCTGGCGGCGCTGGGGCCGGCTGGTTATGCCCGTGACTATGCGGGCAACGCCTTCGACGGCCTGCTGGGGGATGTGGCGGCCTTTGCCAGGGCGCATGGGCTGACCGGGGCCGATATCACCGTCAGTGGCCACAGCCTTGGCGGCCTGGCGGTGAACAGCCTGGCCGACCTCAGTGGCGAGCGCTGGGGCGGCTTGTTCGAAGATGCCAACTACGTCGCCTTCGCCTCGCCAACCCAGGCGGCCGATGCCGACAAGGTGCTCAACATCGGCTACGAGAACGACCCGGTATTCCGGGTGCTCGACGGCACCTCGGTCACCTGGGGCACCCTGGGTGTGCACGATGGCGAGAAGGCCTCGGCTACCGACAATGTCGTCAATTTCAACGACTACTATGCTTCCGGCGCCTGGAACCTGCTGCCGTTCTCCATTGGCAACATCGCCACCTGGCTGTCGCACCTGCCGACGGCCTACGCCGATGGCCTGGGGCGGGTGCTGGATTCGGCGTTCTACCCCTGGACCAGCCGCGACTCGACTGTCGTGGTGAGCAACCTGTCCGATGCCTCTCGGGGCTCGACCTGGGTCGAGGACCTGAACCGCAGTGCCGAGCCGCACACCGGTAGCACCTTCATCATCGGTTCCGCCCACGACGACCTGATCCACGGCGGGCGCGGCAACGATTACCTCGATGGCGGGGCGGGCAACGACACCTTCCGTGACGACGGCGGCTTCAACCTGATCGACGGCGGCAGTGGCCACGACACGCTGAAACTGGAGCAGGCCCTGGGCCGGCTGAACATCGCCCGGGACGGCGAGGGCACCTTGTACATCCGCAATGCTGACGGCGGTATCAGCCAGGTGCGTAACGTGGAGACGCTGGTGAGCAAGGAGAGCAGCCTGGTGTTCTTCAGCAAGGAGGTGAGCCACACCGTGGGGGTGGATGGTTTGCTCAGCAGCGGCAAGCTCGAGGCTTACACGGCTTCGCAAAGTGGCGGGCAGGGGGCGGACGTGCTGGTGGCCGGCAACCAGGGCCAGTGGCTGTTCGGGCTGGGCGGCGATGACTGTTTGCAAGGTGGTAAGGGCAACGATGTGCTGGTGGGCGGCGCGGGCAATGATGTGCTCAGCGGCGGGGCGGGCAGCGATACCTTCCTGTTCAGCGGGGTGTTCGGCCAGGACCGGGTGCTGGATTTCGGTGCCCAGGACAGGCTGGTGTTCATGGGGGTGGAAGGCGGGACGGCGATGCCGGACTTGCGTGATCACCTGACCCAGGTGGGCAATGACCTGGTGCTGACCTTTGGGCAGAGCAGCGTGACGATGGTGGGTGTGCCGGGGTTGCTGGAGGGGCAGGTGGTGATTGCCTGA
- a CDS encoding GNAT family N-acetyltransferase gives MNKISVRLADWHKDNADIHRIRSAVFVAEQHVPPELEFDAEDPTAVHFLAMEGDYPIGTARLLPDGTIGRVSVLKDWRGLNVGDALMRAVITEAQNRDLKQQMLSAQVHATPFYERLGFRVVSEEFLEAGIPHVDMVRDSCEII, from the coding sequence ATGAATAAGATCAGTGTGCGCCTGGCCGACTGGCACAAGGACAACGCCGATATCCACCGCATCCGCAGCGCCGTGTTCGTCGCCGAACAGCACGTGCCGCCGGAGCTGGAGTTCGACGCCGAAGACCCGACCGCGGTGCACTTTCTGGCTATGGAGGGTGACTACCCGATCGGTACCGCCCGCCTGCTGCCCGACGGCACCATCGGCCGGGTTTCGGTGCTCAAGGACTGGCGCGGCCTGAATGTGGGCGATGCGCTGATGCGTGCGGTGATCACCGAGGCGCAGAACCGCGACCTCAAGCAGCAGATGCTCAGCGCCCAGGTGCACGCCACGCCGTTCTACGAGCGCCTGGGCTTTCGGGTAGTCAGCGAGGAATTCCTTGAAGCCGGCATCCCGCACGTCGACATGGTGCGCGACTCCTGCGAGATCATCTGA
- a CDS encoding ribosomal protein uL16 3-hydroxylase — MNSDTPLQLLGGLTAREFLRDYWQKKPLLVRQAFTDFVSPIDPDELAGLALEEEVESRLVLEHGERPWELRRGPFAEDAFADLPERDWTLLVQSVDQFVPEVAELLEEFRFLPSWRIDDVMISYAAPGGSVGPHFDNYDVFLLQGHGTRNWKVGQMCDSDSALIEHADLRILADFEQSQEWSLEPGDMLYLPPRLAHYGIAEDECLTYSVGFRAPSAAEVLTHFTDFLSQFLPDEERYSDADAVPAADPHQIQHDALDRLKGLIDKHMNDKDLLLTWFGQFMTEPRYPELVTGEELSEAELLDSLEQGAVLIRNPSARMAWSEVEDDLLLFASGQSRLLSGHLRPLLKLICAADALHIENLGKWIADEEGLTLVCQLIKQGSLGFANDE; from the coding sequence ATGAATTCTGATACTCCACTGCAACTGCTGGGCGGCCTTACGGCCCGTGAATTCCTGCGCGACTACTGGCAGAAGAAGCCGCTGCTGGTGCGCCAGGCGTTCACCGACTTCGTCAGCCCCATCGACCCCGACGAGCTGGCCGGCCTGGCCCTGGAAGAAGAAGTCGAGTCGCGCCTGGTGCTCGAGCACGGCGAGCGCCCCTGGGAGCTGCGCCGCGGCCCGTTCGCCGAAGACGCCTTCGCCGACCTGCCCGAGCGTGACTGGACCCTGCTGGTGCAGTCGGTTGACCAGTTCGTACCAGAAGTAGCCGAGCTGCTCGAAGAATTCCGCTTCCTGCCCAGCTGGCGTATCGATGACGTGATGATCAGCTACGCCGCCCCCGGTGGCAGCGTCGGCCCGCACTTCGACAACTACGACGTGTTCCTGCTGCAAGGCCACGGCACCCGCAACTGGAAAGTCGGGCAGATGTGCGACAGCGACAGCGCGCTGATCGAGCACGCCGACCTGCGCATCCTCGCCGACTTCGAGCAAAGCCAAGAATGGAGCCTGGAGCCCGGCGACATGCTCTACCTGCCGCCGCGCCTGGCCCACTACGGCATCGCCGAAGACGAGTGCCTGACCTACTCGGTCGGCTTCCGCGCCCCGAGCGCCGCCGAAGTGCTGACCCACTTCACCGACTTCCTCAGCCAGTTCCTGCCTGACGAAGAGCGCTACAGCGACGCCGACGCCGTGCCTGCGGCCGACCCGCACCAGATCCAGCACGACGCCCTCGACCGCCTCAAGGGCCTGATCGACAAGCACATGAACGACAAGGACCTGCTGCTGACCTGGTTCGGCCAGTTCATGACCGAGCCGCGCTACCCGGAGCTTGTGACCGGCGAAGAGCTGAGCGAAGCCGAGTTGCTGGACAGCCTGGAGCAAGGCGCCGTGCTGATCCGCAACCCAAGCGCGCGCATGGCCTGGTCGGAGGTCGAAGACGACCTGCTGCTGTTCGCCAGCGGCCAGAGCCGCCTGCTGTCGGGCCACCTGCGCCCGCTGCTGAAGCTGATCTGCGCCGCCGACGCCCTGCACATCGAAAACCTCGGCAAGTGGATCGCCGACGAAGAAGGCCTGACGCTGGTTTGCCAGCTGATCAAGCAAGGAAGCCTGGGGTTTGCCAACGATGAATAA
- the purB gene encoding adenylosuccinate lyase: MQLSSLTAVSPVDGRYAGKTQALRPIFSEFGLIRFRALVEVRWLQRLAAHPQIGEVPAFSAEANALLDSLATDFKLEHAERVKEIERTTNHDVKAIEYLLKEQAAQLPELAKVSEFIHFACTSEDINNLSHALMLRAGRDEVLLPLMRQIADAIRALAHAHAEVPMLSRTHGQPASPTTLGKELANVVYRLERQIAQVAAVPLLGKINGAVGNYNAHLSAYSQVDWEENARAFIEDELGLQFNPYTTQIEPHDYIAELFDAIARFNTILIDFDRDVWGYISLGYFKQKTVAGEIGSSTMPHKVNPIDFENSEGNLGIANALFQHLASKLPISRWQRDLTDSTVLRNLGVGFAHSVIAYEASLKGIGKLEVNQARIAADLDACWEVLAEPIQTVMRRFNIENPYEKLKELTRGKGITPEALLTFIDGLDMPAEAKAELKLLTPATYIGNAVAQAKRI, from the coding sequence ATGCAGCTTTCTTCGCTCACTGCGGTTTCCCCTGTAGACGGCCGTTACGCCGGCAAAACCCAGGCCCTGCGCCCCATTTTCAGCGAATTCGGCCTGATCCGTTTCCGCGCCCTGGTCGAAGTGCGCTGGTTGCAGCGCCTGGCCGCCCACCCGCAAATCGGCGAAGTGCCGGCGTTCAGCGCCGAAGCCAACGCCCTGCTGGACAGCCTGGCCACCGACTTCAAGCTTGAGCACGCCGAACGCGTCAAAGAGATCGAGCGCACCACCAACCACGACGTCAAGGCCATCGAGTACCTGCTCAAGGAGCAGGCTGCCCAACTGCCTGAACTGGCCAAGGTCAGCGAGTTCATCCACTTCGCCTGCACCAGCGAGGACATCAACAACCTGTCCCACGCCCTGATGCTGCGCGCCGGCCGTGACGAAGTGCTGCTGCCGCTGATGCGCCAGATCGCCGACGCCATCCGCGCCCTGGCCCACGCCCACGCCGAAGTGCCGATGCTGTCGCGCACCCACGGCCAGCCGGCCTCGCCGACCACCCTGGGTAAAGAGCTGGCCAACGTCGTCTACCGCCTGGAGCGCCAGATCGCCCAGGTGGCCGCCGTGCCGCTGCTGGGCAAGATCAACGGCGCCGTGGGCAACTACAACGCCCACCTGTCGGCCTACTCGCAAGTGGACTGGGAAGAAAACGCCCGCGCCTTCATCGAAGACGAGCTGGGCCTGCAGTTCAACCCGTACACCACCCAGATCGAGCCGCACGACTACATCGCCGAGCTGTTCGACGCCATCGCCCGCTTCAACACCATCCTCATCGACTTCGACCGCGACGTCTGGGGCTACATCTCGCTGGGCTACTTCAAGCAGAAGACCGTGGCCGGCGAAATCGGCTCCTCGACCATGCCGCACAAGGTCAACCCGATCGACTTCGAAAACTCCGAAGGTAACTTGGGTATTGCCAACGCACTGTTCCAGCACCTGGCCAGCAAGCTGCCGATCTCGCGCTGGCAGCGTGACCTGACCGACTCCACCGTGCTGCGCAACCTGGGCGTGGGCTTCGCCCACAGCGTCATCGCCTATGAAGCCAGCCTCAAAGGCATCGGCAAGCTGGAAGTCAACCAGGCGCGTATCGCCGCCGACCTGGACGCCTGCTGGGAAGTGTTGGCCGAGCCGATCCAGACCGTGATGCGCCGCTTCAACATCGAGAACCCCTACGAGAAGCTCAAGGAGCTGACCCGTGGCAAGGGCATCACGCCAGAGGCGCTGCTGACCTTCATCGATGGCCTGGACATGCCGGCCGAAGCCAAGGCCGAGCTCAAATTGCTCACCCCTGCGACCTACATCGGCAACGCGGTGGCCCAGGCCAAACGCATCTAA
- the hflD gene encoding high frequency lysogenization protein HflD encodes MNNLQEQLVALGGVFQAAVLVDRIARTGQASEANIGCMLGSLLVRDPNNTLEVFGGDDLNLRDGYRALVGALERDPSSLQREPLRYALSMLGLERQLNKRGDLLDTIGNRLPQIQSQAEHFGLVHDNVIASSGALYQDTLSTLRQRIQVHGDMRFLQQAGNASKIRALLLAGIRAARLWRQLGGHRWQLVFSRRKLLNELYGMMRTAD; translated from the coding sequence ATGAACAACCTGCAGGAGCAACTGGTCGCCCTGGGCGGCGTGTTCCAGGCCGCCGTGCTGGTGGACCGCATCGCTCGCACCGGCCAGGCCAGCGAGGCCAACATCGGCTGCATGCTCGGCAGCCTGCTGGTGCGCGACCCGAACAACACCCTGGAGGTGTTCGGCGGCGACGACCTCAACCTGCGCGACGGCTACCGCGCGCTGGTCGGCGCCCTGGAGCGCGACCCCAGCAGCCTGCAACGCGAGCCGCTGCGCTATGCCCTGTCGATGCTGGGCCTGGAGCGCCAGCTGAACAAGCGCGGCGACTTGCTCGACACCATCGGCAACCGCCTGCCGCAAATCCAGTCCCAGGCCGAACATTTTGGTTTGGTTCACGATAACGTCATCGCTTCCAGTGGAGCCTTGTACCAGGACACCCTGAGCACCCTGCGCCAGCGCATCCAGGTGCACGGCGACATGCGCTTTTTGCAGCAAGCCGGCAACGCCTCGAAAATCCGCGCCCTGCTGCTGGCCGGCATCCGCGCCGCACGCCTGTGGCGCCAGCTGGGCGGGCACCGCTGGCAGCTGGTATTCAGCCGGCGCAAGCTGCTCAACGAACTGTACGGGATGATGCGTACCGCCGATTGA